A genomic window from Aurantimicrobium photophilum includes:
- the smc gene encoding chromosome segregation protein SMC — translation MYLKSLTLKGFKSFAQPTTFAFEPGVTCVVGPNGSGKSNVVDALAWVMGEQGAKTLRGGKMEDVIFAGTSTRGPLGRAEVLLTIDNSDGALPIEYSEVTISRTLFRNGSSEYAINGENCRLLDVQELLSDSGLGREMHVIVGQGRLDNVLQASPEDRRGFIEEAAGILKHRRRKEKTVRKLEAMQANLTRLTDLATEVRRQLKPLGHQAEIAREAQSIQAEVRDARARILADDVVQLRTTLDAHNKTESERHSERIVLQEQLERTMLRVRRLEADQSADDVESARKTVFALESIQERLRGLYNLANQRLALLGADTDQQPLGSGVNQAMIEGAESEVEVMRGIVIAAEAAWQAAQQATVVAREKLDSIDEQISAQSALVSQHDLELTSLRGKKEAADSALAAVRGEVLRQQNALDAATERRVSAQENLAQVESDSADTTAGETGLNDTYEAAQAAVVEADATIDRLRDELHTLERERDALQARTGALSMALDQKDGSSALVKAKLSGIRGLVAEHIQVKAGFEAAIAAGLGSLSDAVLADDMDSAISALANVDRDDLGRVEIVVAAKPGKSAVSLPSVVGVVPASDVVTAPEGVLALLASTVIADDLDAARAAWKQGLDTSDANVTIITKAGEVLTRFVLRGGSGSKQSRIELVSDRDAAQKRLDEVIGLIDKARLDLADQRGVAQVAKERSTAALAALREYDSQLAARSEALNRARVQVEAAIAESERLSASLALAATSVEEAEQNAHRATSELESVESRPRPILDVSARDELFAELEQVREKEVQSRLELETARERVRAEELRVEGLRQQLEADRAAAEEAARRAVVRRRQIDAAAGVAEALPAVLDSVDRSVSEARVLLGQREADRAAQNQELITLRQEESQLRERLHSITENVHGLELQIYEKKMQLSGLLERAGNELGLVEDVLIAEYGPEVGIPVALDADAPADAEPETKLYNRSEQQTRLEKAERKLGQLGRVNPLALEEFAALEQRHTFLTEQLTDLTNTRKDLMTIIEEVDSTMQSVFQAAFDDTQAAFAEVFPILFPGGSGSIALTNPDDLLTTGIEVMVKPAGKKIDRLSLLSGGERSLAAVALLVAIFKARPSPFYIMDEVEAALDDANLGRLLAIFEDLRNSSQLIVITHQKRTMEIADALYGVSMRQDGVSAVVGQRVAAKESTEKESA, via the coding sequence GAGCAGGGTGCAAAGACTCTCCGCGGCGGCAAGATGGAAGACGTCATCTTCGCGGGAACCTCCACCCGCGGCCCGCTAGGCCGCGCCGAGGTTCTGCTCACCATCGATAACTCTGATGGTGCTCTGCCCATCGAATACTCCGAAGTCACCATTAGCCGAACCCTGTTCCGTAACGGCTCGAGTGAATATGCCATCAACGGTGAAAACTGCCGTCTGTTGGATGTTCAAGAACTTCTCTCTGACTCCGGTCTGGGTCGCGAGATGCACGTCATTGTGGGTCAGGGTCGACTCGATAACGTTCTTCAGGCCAGCCCAGAAGATCGCCGCGGTTTCATTGAAGAAGCTGCGGGAATTCTCAAGCACCGTCGCCGCAAGGAAAAGACTGTGCGCAAGCTTGAAGCGATGCAGGCTAATCTCACCCGTCTGACTGACCTCGCAACCGAGGTTCGTCGCCAGCTCAAGCCCCTGGGACACCAGGCCGAGATTGCTCGTGAAGCACAGAGCATCCAGGCTGAGGTGCGCGATGCCCGCGCACGCATCCTGGCTGATGATGTTGTTCAGTTGCGCACCACTCTCGACGCCCATAACAAGACCGAGTCTGAGCGTCACAGTGAACGTATCGTGCTGCAAGAACAGCTTGAGCGCACCATGTTGCGCGTGCGCCGTCTCGAAGCAGACCAGAGTGCTGATGATGTTGAGTCAGCCCGCAAGACTGTCTTCGCTCTTGAATCTATTCAGGAACGTCTACGTGGTCTCTATAACCTCGCTAATCAGCGTCTCGCCCTCCTCGGTGCAGACACTGACCAGCAGCCATTGGGCTCGGGTGTGAACCAGGCCATGATCGAGGGCGCTGAGTCTGAGGTTGAGGTTATGCGTGGCATCGTCATTGCTGCTGAAGCTGCCTGGCAGGCTGCCCAGCAGGCGACTGTGGTCGCGCGCGAAAAGCTGGACTCTATTGACGAGCAAATCTCAGCACAGTCCGCTCTGGTTTCTCAGCACGATCTGGAACTGACCAGCCTGCGCGGAAAGAAAGAAGCAGCTGACTCTGCACTGGCTGCCGTGCGCGGTGAAGTTCTGCGTCAACAGAACGCACTGGATGCGGCAACTGAGCGTCGTGTCTCTGCTCAAGAAAACTTGGCCCAGGTTGAGTCAGATTCTGCTGACACCACCGCGGGTGAAACGGGCCTGAATGACACATATGAGGCAGCACAGGCTGCTGTGGTGGAAGCAGATGCCACCATCGATCGTCTGCGTGATGAACTCCACACCCTTGAGCGCGAACGCGATGCGCTCCAGGCTCGCACCGGCGCACTCTCGATGGCTCTAGATCAGAAGGATGGCTCCTCTGCTCTGGTGAAGGCCAAGCTTTCCGGTATTCGTGGCCTCGTCGCCGAGCACATCCAGGTTAAAGCCGGTTTCGAAGCAGCAATCGCAGCGGGACTTGGTTCGCTCTCTGACGCTGTGCTGGCCGATGACATGGACTCTGCCATCTCGGCACTTGCCAATGTGGATCGTGACGACCTCGGTCGCGTGGAAATTGTTGTTGCGGCCAAGCCGGGCAAGAGTGCAGTTTCCTTACCCAGTGTTGTGGGTGTTGTCCCCGCCTCTGACGTGGTGACTGCGCCGGAAGGTGTGTTGGCACTTCTCGCATCCACCGTCATCGCCGATGACCTGGATGCAGCACGAGCTGCATGGAAGCAAGGCTTGGACACCTCCGATGCCAACGTCACCATCATCACCAAGGCAGGTGAAGTTCTCACCCGCTTCGTGCTGCGCGGTGGTTCTGGCTCAAAGCAGAGCCGTATTGAGCTTGTCTCTGATCGTGATGCCGCCCAGAAGCGCCTCGACGAAGTTATTGGCCTTATCGACAAGGCACGCCTGGATCTTGCTGACCAGCGCGGTGTTGCCCAGGTTGCCAAGGAACGCTCCACCGCAGCACTTGCTGCACTGCGCGAATATGATTCACAGCTGGCTGCCCGCTCGGAAGCACTCAACCGTGCTCGTGTTCAGGTCGAAGCAGCGATTGCTGAATCTGAGCGATTGAGCGCCTCACTGGCACTGGCTGCCACTTCTGTTGAGGAAGCAGAGCAGAATGCACACCGTGCCACGAGCGAACTTGAGTCTGTCGAGTCTCGTCCGCGCCCCATCCTGGATGTTTCTGCTCGTGATGAACTCTTTGCTGAACTTGAACAGGTTCGTGAGAAAGAAGTTCAGTCACGTTTGGAGCTCGAAACGGCGCGTGAGCGCGTTCGTGCTGAAGAACTTCGTGTGGAGGGCCTGCGCCAGCAGCTCGAGGCTGACCGTGCTGCAGCAGAAGAAGCAGCACGTCGTGCTGTTGTTCGCCGCCGCCAGATTGATGCCGCTGCCGGTGTTGCTGAAGCACTGCCTGCCGTTCTGGACTCCGTCGATCGTTCCGTTTCGGAAGCACGTGTTCTACTGGGTCAGCGCGAAGCGGACCGTGCAGCACAGAACCAAGAACTCATCACCCTGCGTCAAGAAGAATCACAGCTTCGTGAACGTCTGCACTCGATCACCGAGAACGTGCACGGGCTGGAACTGCAGATCTATGAAAAGAAGATGCAGCTCTCTGGTTTGCTCGAGCGTGCAGGTAATGAACTCGGTCTCGTTGAAGACGTCCTCATTGCCGAATACGGCCCCGAGGTGGGTATCCCTGTTGCTCTGGATGCAGATGCACCTGCGGATGCTGAGCCCGAAACTAAGCTATATAACCGTTCTGAACAGCAGACTCGACTAGAGAAGGCAGAGCGTAAGCTCGGTCAGCTCGGTCGTGTGAACCCGCTGGCGTTGGAAGAGTTTGCGGCACTGGAACAGCGCCACACCTTCCTCACCGAACAGCTCACCGACCTCACCAACACCCGCAAGGATTTGATGACCATCATCGAGGAAGTCGATTCCACGATGCAGTCGGTCTTCCAGGCAGCCTTCGATGACACTCAAGCAGCATTCGCTGAAGTGTTCCCCATCTTGTTCCCCGGTGGGTCAGGAAGCATTGCTTTGACCAACCCCGATGATCTCCTCACCACCGGTATTGAAGTCATGGTCAAGCCTGCGGGTAAGAAAATTGACCGTCTGAGCTTGCTCTCTGGTGGTGAGCGTTCGCTGGCTGCCGTTGCTCTGCTCGTGGCCATCTTCAAGGCGCGCCCTTCGCCGTTCTACATCATGGATGAGGTTGAGGCCGCTCTGGACGATGCCAACCTGGGTCGTCTGCTGGCGATTTTCGAAGACCTGCGTAATTCCAGCCAGCTCATTGTGATTACTCACCAGAAGCGCACCATGGAAATCGCGGACGCACTCTATGGAGTCTCGATGCGCCAAGATGGTGTCTCGGCTGTGGTCGGTCAGCGCGTGGCAGCGAAAGAGTCCACTGAAAAGGAAAGTGCGTAA
- a CDS encoding FHA domain-containing protein yields the protein MSTPDDNTRINVNDDTVIGADASDDTIITVPIDETVVGSVEIIDDSTVIGDVVPSEETVITSDDTVIPETTDEYNTLIGSLMDTSLGLSGLIEEVEESSGDVGDTAPQQELISRFRLRHINGTKYELTKPLIMGRLPAAPLRGDRGVTLVVLASPDGVVSSTHARVEVLGDVVVVTDLRSTNGTRVINPGQPTVLLAPGDSMALGVGAIIDLGDGNRLEVLG from the coding sequence ATGAGCACTCCTGACGACAACACTCGCATCAACGTGAACGATGACACCGTCATCGGCGCTGATGCCAGCGATGACACCATCATCACAGTTCCAATTGATGAAACAGTTGTGGGATCAGTTGAGATCATCGATGACAGCACGGTCATCGGAGATGTTGTCCCGTCTGAGGAAACTGTCATCACTAGTGATGACACGGTCATCCCCGAAACGACAGACGAATACAACACCCTCATCGGCTCTCTCATGGACACCTCTCTGGGCCTGAGTGGACTGATTGAAGAAGTTGAGGAGAGCTCTGGTGACGTCGGGGATACAGCTCCGCAGCAGGAACTCATCTCCCGTTTTCGTTTGCGTCACATCAATGGCACCAAGTACGAACTGACCAAGCCGTTGATCATGGGGCGTCTGCCTGCAGCGCCCCTGCGTGGTGATCGCGGAGTGACTCTCGTTGTTCTTGCCTCACCTGATGGTGTTGTGTCGTCCACTCATGCCCGTGTTGAGGTGCTCGGTGATGTGGTGGTGGTGACCGACCTGCGCTCAACCAATGGCACCCGTGTGATCAATCCTGGGCAGCCCACCGTTCTGCTTGCCCCCGGGGACTCGATGGCGCTCGGGGTTGGCGCGATTATCGACCTCGGTGACGGTAATAGACTTGAAGTTCTTGGTTAG